A genomic stretch from Anopheles nili chromosome X, idAnoNiliSN_F5_01, whole genome shotgun sequence includes:
- the LOC128729296 gene encoding lysozyme 2-like produces MNHSLLLLLVLFSFSAINAVVYLSNLNATCFRCICEASTGCSAETACRQSYCGPFSISRAYWMDAGQLVLPADDPVRWGAFEDCANDYACATGIVSQYMEKYGTDCNGDGLVDCVDYTMLHVNGGPRCHGGLTGTFATRFYRCLRKQF; encoded by the exons ATGAACCATAGCTTGTTGTTACTGctggtccttttttctttttcagcgATAAACGCCGTCGTATACTTGTCGAACCTTAACGCCACGTGTTTCAGGTGCATCTGCGAGGCCTCGACCGGTTGCAGTGCAGAAACGGCTTGCAGACAGTCC TACTGCGGACCGTTCTCGATTTCACGTGCCTACTGGATGGACGCGGGCCAGTTGGTCCTTCCGGCGGACGATCCAGTTCGTTGGGGTGCGTTTGAGGATTGCGCAAATGATTACGCGTGTGCGACCGGAATCGTTAGCCAGTACATGGAGAAGTACGGAACCGACTGCAATGGTGATGGGTTGGTGGATTGTGTCGATTATACGATGCTGCACGTGAACGGAGGACCACGGTGTCACGGTGGGCTGACTGGCACCTTCGCCACCCGGTTCTACCGGTGCTTACGAAAGCAATTTTGA